Proteins from one Aspergillus nidulans FGSC A4 chromosome VIII genomic window:
- a CDS encoding YciI family protein (transcript_id=CADANIAT00002158), which produces MSQIYDWLVQIPINADDMEAWAETREAHLSHLKPYVLDRTVVFAGPTLSRHPKNPDDPLEITGSVLMLRAGTELEVRDIIAKNPFVEAGVWDMERALVQPFKCGVRTA; this is translated from the coding sequence ATGTCCCAAATATACGACTGGCTCGTCCAGATTCCCATCAATGCAGACGACATGGAAGCGTGGGCCGAAACCCGTGAGGCGCACCTCTCGCACCTTAAACCCTACGTCTTGGACAGGACCGTCGTCTTCGCGGGTCCGACCCTCTCACGGCATCCAAAGAACCCCGACGACCCGCTCGAAATCACAGGCAGTGTCTTGATGCTGCGAGCCGGTACAGAGCTGGAAGTGCGGGATATCATCGCGAAGAATCCGTTTGTGGAGGCAGGGGTGTGGGATATGGAGCGTGCTCTAGTTCAGCCATTCAAGTGCGGTGTCAGGACTGCTTAA
- a CDS encoding isopenicillin N synthase family dioxygenase (transcript_id=CADANIAT00002159), whose protein sequence is MGSINETQTTSIPTVDIGPFLDGQAAQEAKDAVVAAMRHACSTFGFFYLVGHGIPEEDRLQILKCTKRYFDLPMEEKMETWIGKAIGRSFRGYEPPALQVHQEGLLPDTKEGFILGRETPADAPEAGTFHTGPNQWPKTLPDEEFRVPIMRYHAKMIEMVKVILKILALGLPAEWNCPSDVFDELTINPSAPLRLLYYAPQPVKHENQFGVGAHTDFGNVSVLLQEEDSEGLEVFYPPTQTWVPVPAKPHSYVINMGDMMQKWTAGYYRSALHRVVNSNTKPRYSAPFFMNGNLDVKCYALDGSGEVTTIGEHIRKRLMETIGGEEGKKLGL, encoded by the exons ATGGGCAGCATCAATGAGACGCAGACTACCTCTATCCCAACCGTGGACATCGGCCCATTCTTGGACGGCCAGGCCGCGCAGGAAGCGAAAGACGCCGTTGTTGCGGCCATGCGCCATGCCTGCTCCActttcggcttcttctacCTCGTCGGCCATGGAATCCCCGAGGAAGACCGCCTGCAGATTCTAAAATGTACCAAACGGTATTTCGATCTCCCCATGgaggagaaaatggagaCTTGGATTGGGAAGGCCATCGGCCGGTCTTTCCGTGGGTATGAACCGCCAGCTCTCCAGGTGCATCAGGAGGGCCTCCTCCCCGATACGAAGGAG GGATTTATTCTCGGTCGCGAGACGCCTGCAGATGCGCCGGAGGCTGGCACATTCCACACTGGACCTAACCAGTGGCCCAAGACCCTGCCGGACGAAGAGTTCCGAGTTCCCATAATGAGATACCATGCAAAGATGATCGAAATGGTCAAAGTGATTCTCAAAATACTGGCCCTCGGGCTTCCGGCAGAATGGAATTGTCCATCGGATGTGTTTGATGAGCTGACCATTAATCCATCGGCGCCACTGCGTCTGCTGTACTATGCTCCCCAGCCTGTCAAACATGAGAACCAATTTGGCG TGGGTGCCCATACTGACTTTGGCAATGTCTCGGTGCTtctccaggaagaagactcAGAGGGGCTGGAAGTCTTCTATCCGCCAACTCAAACCTGGGTTCCCGTCCCAGCCAAACCACATTCCTATGTGATCAACATGGGGgatatgatgcagaaatggACCGCAGGATACTACAGAAGCGCGCTCCACAGGGTCGTCAATAGCAATACAAAACCTCGGTACAGCGCGCCGTTCTTCATGAATGGGAATCTGGATGTCAAGTGCTATGCCCTGGACGGATCTGGAGAAGTAACTACCATTGGAGAACATATTCGCAAGCGGCTGATGGAGACTATCGGCGgcgaagaggggaagaaactGGGTCTCTGA
- a CDS encoding uncharacterized protein (transcript_id=CADANIAT00002156) — protein MTVGADRSVTLHLPRILCLHGGGTNANIFRMQCRVLARMLQPYFRLVFAEAPLAALPGSDVTAAYKDYGPFKAWLRVRDEDPVLDAHHIVSKIEDSLKAARITDDCRGATGEWVGLLGFSQGAHLAASILANQQELGRRAGDDAARPVYRFGVLLAGRGPLRWLHPDLPIPPGFVDVSKCTTGMEREYEPFVNSSPYRLQIPTIHVHGLADPNIELHRKLHDQYCDPRSTILLEWGGDHRVPIKARDVTPIVQQIIAVARQEGVL, from the coding sequence ATGACAGTGGGCGCGGACCGCTCGGTCACTCTTCACCTCCCACGGATCCTCTGCTTGCACGGGGGTGGGACCAACGCCAACATCTTCCGGATGCAGTGTCGCGTCCTCGCTCGCATGCTCCAGCCGTACTTTCGCCTGGTCTTCGCAGAGGCGCCTCTTGCTGCACTACCAGGCTCCGACGTAACCGCTGCTTACAAAGACTACGGTCCGTTTAAAGCCTGGCTGCGTGTTCGAGACGAAGACCCGGTTCTTGACGCACACCACATCGTCAGCAAGATCGAGGACTCCCTGAAAGCAGCCCGGATCACAGATGACTGTCGAGGGGCGACGGGAGAGTGGGTTGGGCTGCTCGGCTTCAGCCAAGGCGCGCATCTCGCCGCCAGTATCCTGGCCAACCAGCAGGAGCTGGGACGGCGCGCCGGAGATGATGCGGCCCGGCCAGTCTATCGATTCGGAGTGCTCCTTGCTGGACGCGGACCGCTCAGATGGCTTCATCCGGACTTACCTATTCCACCGGGATTTGTCGATGTATCCAAGTGCACGACGGGAATGGAGAGAGAATACGAGCCTTTCGTGAACAGCTCACCGTACCGCTTGCAGATTCCGACAATCCACGTCCACGGACTGGCCGACCCCAATATAGAACTCCACCGAAAGCTGCACGATCAATATTGTGATCCTCGCTCGACAATCCTTCTGGAATGGGGCGGAGACCATCGGGTGCCCATCAAAGCTAGAGACGTCACACCCATTGTTCAGCAGATAATCGCGGTGGCGCGACAGGAGGGGGTGCTATAG
- a CDS encoding uncharacterized protein (transcript_id=CADANIAT00002161), translating to MSEILVITCPSGKQCSRLIPLLYKKSRFTLRLAAHSESSARKLRECYPEAEIVRTDLQSLADCRKLLQGATAINAVLPSLHSHEKEIGFNLVDAAVAESRREGNVFKHFVLSSVLGTQHRTLLQHDLKSYVEERLFLSPLDCWTILKPTNFMNAYPVAALAEQEHPVLEKWWKPEHENSVIALEDLAEASTKVLDERERHYLAEYPLCSTMPISEVEIVGIIERRIGKKIELKTPSFETGVAKLTKALYGGDEKGAGELGLGSASEGDLRGDLVRDTLTHLILFYNHRGLKGSPNVLRWLLGREPTSVEQWVDSVAPK from the exons ATGAGCGAAATCCTAGTCATCACCTGCCCAAGCGGCAAACAATGCTCCCGCCTCATCCCTCTTCTTTACAAAAAGAGTCGATTTACCTTACGACTGGCAGCGCACTCTGAGTCTTCTGCCCGCAAGCTCAGGGAATGCTACCCCGAGGCCGAGATTGTCCGAACAGATTTGCAGTCTCTTGCCGACTGCCGCAAACTTCTGCAAGGTGCAACCGCCATCAACGCCGTTCTACCCAGTCTGCATTCCCATGAAAAAGAAATCGGGTTCAATCTGGTAGATGCTGCTGTGGCCGAGTCTAGGCGCGAGGGTAATGTTTTCAAACATTTCGTGCTCTCGAGTGTCCTCGGTACACAGCATAGAACCCTCCTGCAGCATGATCTGAAGAGCTACGTCGAGGAGAGGCTCTTTTTGAGTCCCTTAGACTGCTGGACGATTCTCAAGCCAACAAAT TTCATGAACGCCTACCCCGTGGCTGCCCTCGCAGAGCAAGAGCACCCGGTCCTGGAAAAGTGGTGGAAACCAGAACACGAGAACAGCGTCATTGCTCTGGAAGACTTGGCCGAGGCATCGACAAAAGTGCTAGACGAAAGGGAGCGCCACTACCTTGCCGAGTATCCGCTCTGCTCTACGATGCCTATATCCGAGGTAGAAATCGTTGGCATCATAGAGAGACGCATCgggaagaagatcgagcttAAGACGCCCTCGTTCGAGACTGGCGTGGCCAAGCTGACCAAGGCTCTGTATGGTGGGGACGAAAAGGGCGCCGGCGAGCTTGGGCTCGGTTCTGCAAGCGAGGGAGACCTTCGCGGTGATCTTGTTCGTGATACCCTAACGCATCTGATTCTGTTTTATAATCACCGCGGGCTTAAGGGGAGTCCGAACGTGCTCAGGTGGCTGCTCGGACGAGAACCGACGTCTGTCGAGCAGTGGGTTGACTCTGTTGCTCCGAAGTGA
- a CDS encoding uncharacterized protein (transcript_id=CADANIAT00002152), with the protein MLELRPITPMIPNAPASSTGRRQQNAIACEECRARKLRCDMGEPQCTTCSNLNIPCIVNTARRPRGPRKGHVKILKARISTLERQLNEHTEAQMATRRNVEGGSVTAAQPVLDAEQSLNLDLDDRCIDGDGGVQCSLNLSEDNTNNYMEGQASGALTWSSSVPSVDLDSEWSKHIESLPDSAYFSSTLSLPGDTVPNSTSAWPMEIGMQPVELDPSSGVGYPLLTGPPPVQMSALERADLDDLFFERVYVFAPILNQQRYYARSARELDTGEPFACLQYAMRTVAASMCSRFKGVLPLLYEHAHCILNAWEQKLPDEAVPIELVQARLLLAIYEILKTNPRKGWISASRCFHLVHLVKLDEIDNPKSWKTSTLSWVEVEERRRTFWTAYALDRYANFVNGLPIILNDHMVLTCLPAPEAAFRRQQGVKTEFLATAMDRINDKQLSSYAKSIVVVTILARCLSHHSQCKVEGIIHPSSEQSLVRHRTLDTILCQEVRVSMTAAYSDMESCHPEYIFTKMLAQAAFLVLFTALESVPHHDLCREYEKKAFKAAETIHSLAQGLPQLGCFRVHPFTPIALFICADFLRSHKKLNRNNAAQFDTICASLRHLAPVNNLAQMLEFELQRNTETFSHCSGHVTRRLT; encoded by the exons CATCAAGCACGGGCCGTCGACAGCAGAATGCCATCGCCTGCGAGGAATGCCGTGCTCGAAAACTGCGCTGTGATATGGGAGAGCCGCAGTGTACCACCTGTTCCAACCTAAACATTCCATGCATCGTCAACACCGCTCGTCGCCCGCGGGGTCCAAGAAAAGGACATGTTAAGATCCTCAAAGCTCGCATCT CCACCCTTGAACGCCAACTGAACGAGCACACCGAGGCGCAAATGGCTACCAGGAGGAatgtggaaggaggcagCGTGACAGCAGCCCAGCCAGTCTTGGACGCAGAGCAGTCTTTGAATTTGGACCTTGACGACAGATGTATTGATGGGGACGGTGGTGTCCAGTGCTCGCTGAATTTGTCAGAGGACAATACCAACAACTACATGGAAGGTCAGGCCTCTGGGGCTCTCACGTGGTCATCGTCAGTCCCGTCCGTAGATCTCGACAGTGAGTGGAGCAAACACATCGAGTCCCTTCCGGACTCCGCGTACTTTTCGTCTACACTGTCGCTACCAGGTGATACTGTACCCAACTCCACGTCGGCATGGCCCATGGAAATTGGCATGCAGCCAGTAGAACTGGACCCTTCCTCAGGCGTTGGGTATCCGCTCCTCACTGGCCCGCCTCCTGTGCAGATGTCTGCCCTGGAACGTGCAGATCT AGACGACCTTTTCTTTGAGCGAGTTTACGTCTTCGCCCCGATACTCAACCAGCAACGGTATTACGCTCGCTCGGCTCGCGAGCTGGATACAGGTGAGCCCTTCGCATGCCTGCAATATGCCATGCGGACCGTGGCGGCATCAATGTGTAGTCGATTTAAGGGAGTCCTGCCCCTCCTTTACGAACACGCACACTGTATTCTGAATGCTTGGGAGCAGAAGTTACCAGACGAGGCAGTCCCCATTGAGCTGGTGCAGGCCCGTCTACTGTTAGCCATATATGAGATTCTCAAAACAAATCCGCGGAAAGGCTGGATCAGCGCCAGTCGCTGTTTCCATCTCGTTCATCTCGTGAAGCTGGACGAAATAGATAACCCAAAGTCCTGGAAGACTTCTACTCTCTCTTGGGTCGAGGTAGAGGAGCGACGAAGGACCTTCTGGACTGCCTACGCGCTGGATCGCTATGCTAATTTTGTCAATGGTCTCCCAATAATTTTGAACGATCACATG GTTCTCACCTGTTTACCCGCTCCAGAGGCGGCCTTTCGACGCCAGCAAGGGGTCAAAACGGAATTCCTGGCCACAGCCATGGATCGAATAAACGACAAACAGCTATCATCCTACGCGAAATCCATCGTTGTCGTCACAATCCTGGCGCGCTGCCTCTCCCACCACAGCCAGTGCAAAGTGGAAGGCATCATACATCCATCATCCGAGCAATCCCTCGTCCGCCACAGGACACTCGACACCATCCTCTGTCAGGAAGTTCGAGTGTCAATGACTGCGGCCTATTCTGACATGGAATCATGTCATCCCGAGTACATCTTTACCAAGATGCTAGCGCAAGCTGCTTTTCTGGTCCTCTTCACCGCGCTGGAATCAGTGCCACACCATGACTTGTGCAGGGAGtacgagaagaaggctttcaAGGCCGCGGAGACGATACATAGCCTGGCGCAAGGACTGCCACAGCTGGGGTGCTTCAGG GTACACCCTTTCACGCCGATTGCCTTGTTTATCTGTGCCGATTTCTTGCGCTCGCACAAGAAGTTGAATCGGAATAACGCAGCGCAATTCGACACCATCTGTGCTAGTCTGCGGCACCTGGCTCCGGTCAACAACCTAGCCCAAATGCTTGAGTTTGAGCTCCAGCGAAACACCGAGACTTTTTCACACTGCTCGGGACATGTAACCCGCCGCCTCACGTGA
- a CDS encoding uncharacterized protein (transcript_id=CADANIAT00002157) — protein MSGPADEKPSPPETTPHAPTAAPGGPPPPPNGGLLAWLNVLGSFMLYFNTWGILNTFGAYQTYYESGNLFTASSSNISWVGSIAAFMLLFVGLFVGPIYDKGYLRTLLVVGSFGVVFGHMMLSLCKEFWQVLLAQGFVVGIGTGCLFVSCVAIIPQYFSTKMGAAMGIAASGSALGGVIYPIVLYRLINEIGFPWAVRVIGFIALGTLLIPISLMKLRVKPPRVRALVDVTAFTDVSYMAFVFSSLVAYMGLFVILFYLSFYSEANQITDQSLAFYLVPIFNGASVFGRTIPNKFADKTGPFNLLVPAALISGLLMLCMMAVHSKGAVIVMALLSGFMSGALIGLPPVCLAMLTGDKSRLGTRIGMGYAIIALGVLISGPSSGAILRNGTSLDWHALWTFGGVPTCVSAFMYAAIRMAKYGPGLMVKA, from the coding sequence ATGAGCGGTCCGGCCGACGAAAAGCCCTCTCCCCCCGAAACAACGCCGCATGCCCCGACAGCTGCACCTGGAGGGCCTCCTCCACCCCCCAACGGCGGTCTACTGGCATGGCTGAACGTACTGGGCAGCTTTATGCTCTATTTTAACACCTGGGGCATCCTCAACACTTTCGGGGCCTACCAGACCTACTACGAATCCGGTAACCTCTTCACGGCCAGTTCGTCCAATATCTCCTGGGTCGGCTCGATCGCGGCCTTTATGCTCCTCTTCGTGGGCCTGTTTGTTGGCCCTATCTACGACAAGGGCTATCTCCGcaccctcctcgtcgtcggcAGCTTTGGGGTTGTGTTTGGCCATATGATGCTGAGTTTGTGCAAGGAGTTCTGGCAGGTTCTGCTTGCACAGGGTTTCGTGGTGGGAATCGGAACCGGCTGCTTGTTCGTTTCCTGTGTTGCGATCATCCCGCAGTACTTCAGTACCAAGATGGGCGCAGCAATGGGCATCGCGGCGTCTGGCTCTGCACTGGGCGGCGTCATCTACCCGATTGTCCTGTACCGCCTCATCAACGAAATCGGGTTCCCCTGGGCTGTCCGTGTGATCGGATTCATTGCGCTGGGAACGTTGCTGATCCCTATATCGCTTATGAAGCTCCGCGTCAAGCCGCCAAGGGTCCGCGCACTGGTCGATGTCACCGCATTCACGGATGTCAGCTATATGGCATTCGTGTTCAGCTCGCTGGTCGCCTACATGGGTCTCTTCGTCATCCTGTTCTACCTATCGTTCTACTCCGAAGCGAACCAGATCACCGATCAATCGCTCGCCTTCTATCTCGTCCCCATCTTCAACGGGGCCTCCGTCTTTGGCCGGACGATCCCCAACAAATTCGCCGACAAGACTGGCCCGTTCAACCTGCTCGTCCCAGCCGCCTTGATTTCAGgtttgttgatgctgtgTATGATGGCCGTGCATTCCAAGGGCGCGGTTATCGTTATGGCGCTATTGTCAGGTTTTATGAGCGGTGCGCTGATTGGCCTTCCACCCGTATGTCTGGCAATGCTGACGGGGGACAAATCGCGACTGGGGACGCGCATCGGAATGGGATATGCGATCATCGCGCTAGGTGTCCTGATCAGCGGGCCCAGTAGCGGCGCGATCCTGAGGAATGGGACCTCGCTCGATTGGCATGCTCTGTGGACGTTCGGAGGGGTACCGACCTGTGTGTCGGCTTTTATGTATGCGGCGATTCGGATGGCTAAGTATGGGCCGGGCCTTATGGTGAAGGCGTGA
- a CDS encoding uncharacterized protein (transcript_id=CADANIAT00002155), which produces MVDEAPHIAIIGGGIVGLILAAGLTRRGIKVDLYEQARNFREIGAGIGFTANTVRCMEKINPAIVKALRSGGAVNVSLDQQDPKSYLRWIDGYGQRKEDDPMYQTPLLKLDAGVKGWETVRRDMFLDDLVKVIPDGVVHLQKRLNTIEDDDGSERVFLNFTDGTRAQANAVIAADGIKSRTRQLLLGPDNPASYPQYTHKVAYRALIPMDKVKDAIGEYKTHRQHMHVGPNAHLIHYPVNTNTIGATVVVSDPNVWPLDKPTTARASRKEVSEALANWSLPVRNLVDLFPEELDQWALFDLFEYPVPQYNKGRVCLVGDAAHASSPHHGAGASFGVEDALCLCTIMSELTMELHQHSLNKAEALRAAFETYDKQPEWADPAKRVKAESCFEEVKDRSFKIWHFDSAAMVDETIQEYRTRLESLINTANVIDGLTA; this is translated from the exons ATGGTAGACGAAGCCCCTCATATCGctatcatcggcggcggcattgtTGGCCTCATCCTTGCGGCAGGCCTCACGCGGCGCGGCATAAAAGTAGACCTCTACGAGCAAGCGCGCAACTTCCGTGAGATCGGCGCAGGGATCGGCTTCACAGCCAACACAGTGCGCTGCATGGAGAAGATTAACCCGGCCATTGTTAAAGCGCTGCGCTCTGGCGGGGCCGTCAACGTCTCGCTCGACCAGCAGGACCCCAAGTCTTACTTACGCTGGATCGACGGATATGGGCAGCGCAAAGAAGATGATCCAATGTATCAGACGCCTCTGCTGAAGCTGGATGCAGGAGTCAAGGGGTGGGAGACGGTGCGACGAGATATGTTTCTGGATGACCTTGTCAAGGTCATTCCGGACGGGGTTGTGCACTTGCAGAAAAGGCTGAATACCAttgaggacgatgatgggtCAGAGAGGGTATTTTTGAACTTTACTGATGGTACGAGGGCACAGGCGAATGCTG TCATTGCTGCTGACGGGATCAAGTCCCGAACACGACAACTGCTCCTGGGGCCAGACAACCCAGCCTCCTACCCTCAATACACACATAAAGTGGCCTACCGCGCCCTGATCCCCATGGACAAGGTCAAAGACGCGATAGGCGAATACAAAACTCACAGACAGCACATGCACGTCGGCCCCAACGCCCACCTCATCCACTACCCCGTCAACACAAACACCATCGGAGCCACCGTTGTGGTCTCAGATCCCAATGTCTGGCCCCTGGACAAACCCACCACCGCACGCGCGTCACGCAAGGAGGTTTCCGAGGCACTGGCAAACTGGTCTCTCCCTGTCCGCAACCTCGTTGATCTCTTCCCGGAAGAACTCGACCAGTGGGCTCTTTTTGATCTCTTCGAGTACCCTGTTCCACAGTATAACAAGGGCCGAGTCTGCCTGGTGGGCGATGCGGCGCACGCGTCAAGTCCTCATCACGGGGCTGGCGCATCCTTTGGCGTGGAGGATGCGCTGTGCCTTTGTACCATCATGTCTGAGCTGACTATGGAGCTTCACCAACACAGTTTAAATAAGGCTGAGGCTCTGCGGGCGGCATTTGAGACTTACGATAAG CAGCCTGAGTGGGCTGATCCTGCCAAGAGGGTCAAGGCAGAGTCCTGCTTTGAGGAGGTCAAGGATCGTTCGTTCAAGATTTGGCATTTTGATTCCGCAGCGATGGTGGATGAGACGATTCAGGAATACAGGACCAGGTTAGAGTCCCTAATCAATACTGCAAATGTCATTGACGGATTGACGGCGTGA
- a CDS encoding uncharacterized protein (transcript_id=CADANIAT00002153), whose amino-acid sequence MPRKARKTRQELIEQEGRIKCAINDLKNGKIRNAQEASRIYNVPPTTLRDRMKGHLSQPELRNQNHRLSLLQEEALIAWIVSLDIRGAAPRPSQVREMAQIILDAATSTLSLPIGKNWVTEFTKRRPEVKTRFVRKINRQRALCEDPRIIGQWFDELQKTRDQWGIQDEDIYNFDETGFAMGLIATIKVVSRAEMPGKPWLIQPGNREWVTTIECINTRGWPIPSTIIFKGKVHMEGWFDEGTIPGNWRIEMSANGWTTDIIGLRWLQKVFIPATTERTRGGYRLLILDGHGSHLTPEFDRTCKENNIIPLCMPAHSSHLLQPLDVGCFGPLKRAYGKLIEEKGRLGYNYIDKLDFLKAYPAAHQEVFTAENIQSRFKATGILPSTPKAVLEKLNINLGTPTPPPSHGGASIPSSQLATLEKV is encoded by the exons ATGCCACGAAAAGCGCGTAAAACGCGCCAGGAATTAATAGAGCAAGAAGGTAGGATCAAATGCGCCATAAACGATTTAAAAAATGGAAAAATTCGCAATGCTCAGGAAGCTAGCCGCATTTATAATGTGCCTCCTACAACCCTACGTGATCGGATGAAGGGCCACCTATCTCAACCAGAACTCCGCAACCAGAACCACAGGCTatctctgcttcaggaggAAGCTTTAATAGCTTGGATAGTATCCCTGGATATACGTGGCGCCGCCCCTAGGCCCTCCCAggtacgagaaatggcgcAAATAATCTTGGATGCTGCAACATCAACTCTATCTCTACCTATTGGCAAAAACTGGGTTACAGAGTTCACCAAGAGGCGCCCGGAGGTTAAAACTAGGTTTGTGCGAAAGATTAATCGCCAAAGAGCACTATGTGAGGATCCTAGGATTATCGGTCAATGGTTTGATGAGCTGCAGAAAACCAGAGATCAGTGGGGGATtcaggatgaggatatctacaactttgatgaaaCTGGGTTTGCTATGGGTCTTATTGCAACAATAAAGGTGGTTTCCAGAGCAGAAATGCCTGGTAAACCATGGCTAATACAGCCAGGGAATCGGGAATGGGTTACCACTATTGAATGCATCAATACTAGGGGGTGGCCAATTCCCTCTACCATTATCTTCAAAGGAAAAGTCCATATGGAGGGATGGTTTGATGAAGGCACAATCCCTGGCAATTGGAGGATTGAAATGAGTGCCAATGGATGGACTACAGATATAATtggccttcgctggcttcaaaaagtCTTTATCCCGGCTACAACTGAGCGTACAAGGGGGGGGTATCGACTTCTTATTCTGGATGGACATGGAAGCCACCTAACGCCTGAGTTTGACCGTACATGCAAGGAgaataatattatacctcTTTGCATGCCTGCCCATTCATctcacctcctccagcctttgGATGTTGGTTGTTTCGGACCTTTAAAAAGGGCGTATGGCAAGCTTATTGAGGAGAAAGGGCGCCTGGGATACAACTATATTGACAAGCTAGATTTTTTGAAAGCTTATCCAGCAGCTCATCAGGAAGTCTTTACAGCAGAGAATATTCAAAGCAGATTCAAAGCAACTGGGATACTTCCTTCAACTCCCAAGGCAGTACTTGAAAAATTAAATATCAACCTGGGTACTCCAACCCCCCCTCCAAGCCATGGGGGTGCTTCAATCCCTTCATCACAGCTTG CTACTTTGGAGAAGGTCTAA
- a CDS encoding SDR family oxidoreductase (transcript_id=CADANIAT00002160) codes for MDLTKIVVITGANTGIGFETVKSLLRSNQRYYIFLGGRNLEKAQAASKQLFSESAHHVLEPFQVDVESDESIEAAFKHIASKYNRIDCLINNAGACFDAYIDKDMATRQAWNKSWDVNVTGAHIMTTTFLPLLLNSQDPRLLFITSGLSSLQAASDTTDPKNVIPAAGLPKQLPFVGYRSAKVGLNMLMVEWTKALKKDGVKVWAVAPGLLATSLGGSTELLKKLGAQDPSIGGNTIRRVVEGERDADVGNVVREYGSPIQPW; via the exons ATGGACTTGACAAAGATTGTTGTCATCACCG GCGCCAACACGGGCATCGGCTTCGAGACCGTGAAGTCGCTGCTGCGCTCGAATCAGCGATATTATATCTTCCTAGGCGGGCGCAATCTAGAGAAAGCCCAGGCGGCTTCCAAGCAACTTTTTTCCGAATCCGCCCATCACGTACTGGAGCCGTTCCAGGTAGATGTCGAGAGCGATGAGTCAATCGAGGCCGCGTTCAAGCATATCGCGTCCAAGTACAACCGAATAGACTGCCTGATAAATAACGCCG GCGCTTGTTTCGATGCGTACATTGACAAAGATATGGCAACCCGCCAGGCATGGAACAAATCCTGGGACGTCAATGTGACTGGAGCCCATATCATGACTACCACATTTCTCCCATTGCTGCTTAATTCTCAAGATCCCCGCTTGCTCTTCATCACCAGTGGGCTGTCCTCACTGCAAGCTGCATCAGACACGACTGATCCGAAAAATGTCATCCCGGCCGCGGGGCTTCCCAAGCAACTGCCGTTTGTTGGGTACCGGTCCGCAAAGGTAGGCCTTAACATGTTGATGGTAGAATGGACAAAGgcattgaagaaggatggcgTGAAAGTGTGGGCAGTCGCTCCCGGCTTATTGGCGACCTCTCTAGGTGGCAGCACTGAgctcttgaagaagcttggTGCGCAGGATCCAAGTATCGGAGGCAATACTATCCGGAGGGTAGTTGAGGGTGAGAGAGACGCCGACGTTGGGAATGTGGTGCGAGAATATGGTTCACCTATCCAGCCATGGTGA
- a CDS encoding uncharacterized protein (transcript_id=CADANIAT00002154) — MTQTTIPHPSDEKPPSFVSVKPSEWDTTEKRVSKVPCTVHSSSQTPNLDHEFKQPYTQDIIRMLTAALHDLADETKCIKCTVEKSSALLTSHLCDIQAAKKTGQWSKEERKALKAEVKSSFKPVKKTVKALWKEGKQQK; from the exons ATGACCCAGACCACTATCCCACACCCCTCGGACGAGAAGCCCCCATCCTTTGTTTCCGTCAAGCCCTCTGAGTGGGATACAACTGAAAAGAGGGT ATCCAAAGTCCCCTGTACTGTCCACAGCTCCTCCCAAACTCCGAACCTTGACCATGAATTCAAGCAGCCATACACCCAGGACATAATTCGCATGTTGACTGCTGCTCTCCATGACCTTGCAGATGAGACAAAGTGCATAAAATGCACGGTTGAGAAGTCCTCTGCTCTTCTAACCAGCCATTTATGCGACATCCAagccgcgaagaagactgGGCAGTGGtcaaaggaggagaggaaggcacTAAAGGCTGAAGTGAAGAGCTCCTTCAAACCTGTGAAGAAAACTGTAAAGGCCTTGTGgaaagaggggaagcagcagaagtaG